The following proteins come from a genomic window of Pyxidicoccus sp. MSG2:
- a CDS encoding ATP-binding protein, producing MFSSLSPQAEAPAPPPLLPLTWPAALVGLLFGVLMAYVPYEFRVASFRPLYPYVRVLGLAYLAGSISLMGALLYPHAPRWLDRGARLTLGAAMALYWWVLNVLPGSLTGIVLYPLLFGGMVLEAWPSMRRRPVLRAFLSLTGTAFGVAMLAAPERFPLSVYAHLAPLRPLVGALFTLMGLGLLLPAGRLHTRLPNLLMGVLAVPFALLAYALGRGASWLGASVYAVLTLACVAQALEWRPRAPRTVGWKLLRGLAFAGLVPLLALGGLAAFLAQRAIEQQVRDDTQRAAAGEADFLRRYLDDSRESLDLMLESPGFRAAFVTGERAALEPYLRNLAAQARAFDAALAVDASGRVLATSPGVEDWHLPAHTVLSEALAHGGTEVSPAFIRPPDRPLVAVARPFEHDGELRGMLVGLLSLERLSDATTPASRRFRVQVLDRRGLKVLRDTAPGAPLLGEAHLPTEIHDELLRPGSGVMEAFDVADRRILAAEAPVEDTQWSVLVTQELVVAYAAITRMSAAVVGLVLLGVLLTLGLSQLVARDVIRRLDELREATAALAAGDLERRVEDDGEDDELGELARSFNEMAARTGAAQAELKDAVRAREEFISVASHELRTPLTPLKGFASLTLQWLEKNGDFPERERLLKALRSMARQTERLARLVDDLLDTARIQGGRFELERQRVDLVPLLREVLERFEVRAESGLAFELHTPGHTVEGDWDAPRLDQVLTNLVSNAVRYSPQGGTVRMSVEEEAHHIVVHVKDEGIGIPPESLPGLFRPFARASNAQARHYGGLGLGLFICREIVERHGGTIWAESAGAQRGSSFHVRLPRFITSPVPAPGPTANAPAESSSVHAA from the coding sequence CCCTCATGGGTGCGCTGCTGTACCCGCACGCGCCCCGCTGGTTGGACCGGGGCGCGCGGCTGACGCTGGGCGCGGCGATGGCGCTGTACTGGTGGGTGCTGAATGTCCTGCCCGGCAGCCTCACCGGCATCGTCCTCTATCCGCTCCTCTTCGGCGGCATGGTGCTGGAGGCGTGGCCCTCCATGCGCCGGCGGCCCGTGCTGCGCGCCTTCCTGTCCCTCACCGGCACCGCCTTCGGCGTGGCCATGCTCGCCGCGCCCGAGCGCTTCCCGCTGTCCGTGTATGCGCACCTGGCGCCGCTGCGGCCGCTGGTGGGCGCCCTCTTCACCCTCATGGGCCTGGGGCTGCTGCTGCCCGCGGGCCGGCTGCACACGCGGCTGCCCAACCTCCTCATGGGCGTGCTGGCCGTGCCCTTCGCGCTGCTGGCATACGCGCTGGGTCGGGGCGCGTCGTGGCTCGGCGCCAGCGTGTACGCGGTGCTCACCCTGGCGTGCGTGGCGCAGGCGCTGGAGTGGCGCCCGCGCGCACCGCGCACGGTGGGGTGGAAGCTCCTGCGCGGGCTGGCCTTCGCGGGGCTGGTGCCGCTGCTGGCGCTGGGTGGCCTCGCGGCCTTCCTCGCACAGCGCGCAATCGAGCAGCAGGTGCGTGACGACACGCAGCGCGCCGCCGCGGGCGAGGCGGACTTCCTGCGCCGCTACCTCGACGACTCGCGCGAGTCGTTGGACTTGATGCTGGAGTCGCCGGGCTTCCGCGCCGCCTTCGTCACCGGCGAGCGCGCCGCGCTGGAGCCGTACCTGCGCAACCTCGCCGCCCAGGCGCGCGCCTTCGACGCGGCGCTCGCGGTGGATGCCTCCGGCCGCGTGCTGGCCACTTCGCCGGGCGTGGAAGACTGGCACCTGCCCGCGCACACCGTCCTCTCCGAGGCGCTCGCGCACGGCGGCACCGAGGTGTCCCCGGCCTTCATCCGGCCTCCGGACCGGCCGCTGGTGGCGGTGGCGCGCCCCTTCGAGCACGACGGGGAGCTGCGCGGCATGCTGGTGGGCCTGCTGTCGCTGGAGCGACTGAGCGACGCCACCACGCCCGCGTCGCGGCGCTTCCGCGTGCAGGTGCTGGACAGGCGCGGACTCAAGGTGCTGCGTGACACGGCGCCCGGCGCTCCGCTGCTGGGCGAGGCCCACCTGCCGACGGAGATTCACGACGAGCTGCTGCGCCCCGGCAGCGGCGTCATGGAGGCCTTCGACGTGGCGGACCGCCGCATCCTCGCCGCCGAGGCGCCGGTGGAGGACACCCAGTGGAGCGTGCTGGTGACGCAGGAGCTGGTGGTGGCCTACGCGGCGATTACGCGCATGAGCGCCGCGGTGGTGGGCCTCGTCCTGCTGGGCGTGCTGCTGACGCTGGGCCTGTCGCAGCTCGTGGCCCGCGACGTCATCCGCCGCCTGGACGAGCTGCGCGAGGCCACCGCCGCGCTGGCCGCGGGTGATTTGGAGCGGCGCGTGGAGGACGACGGGGAGGACGACGAGCTGGGCGAGCTGGCCCGCAGCTTCAACGAAATGGCGGCACGCACCGGCGCCGCCCAGGCGGAGCTGAAGGACGCGGTGCGCGCGCGGGAGGAGTTCATCAGCGTGGCCAGCCACGAGCTGCGCACGCCGCTCACGCCCCTCAAGGGCTTCGCCTCGCTCACGCTCCAGTGGTTGGAGAAGAACGGCGACTTCCCGGAGCGCGAGCGGCTGCTCAAGGCGCTGCGCTCCATGGCCCGGCAGACGGAGCGGCTGGCGCGGCTGGTGGACGATTTGCTCGACACCGCCCGGATTCAAGGCGGCCGCTTCGAGCTGGAGCGGCAGCGCGTGGACCTGGTGCCGCTGCTGAGGGAGGTGCTGGAGCGCTTCGAGGTGCGCGCGGAGAGCGGCCTCGCCTTCGAGTTGCACACTCCCGGCCACACCGTGGAGGGCGACTGGGATGCGCCCCGGCTGGACCAGGTGCTCACCAACCTGGTGAGCAACGCCGTGCGCTACTCCCCACAGGGCGGCACCGTGCGCATGTCGGTGGAGGAGGAGGCCCACCACATCGTGGTGCACGTGAAGGACGAGGGAATCGGCATCCCTCCGGAGAGCCTGCCCGGCCTGTTCCGTCCCTTCGCTCGTGCATCCAACGCGCAGGCGCGCCACTACGGCGGGCTGGGGCTGGGCCTCTTCATCTGCCGCGAAATCGTGGAGCGACACGGCGGCACCATCTGGGCGGAGAGCGCGGGCGCGCAGCGCGGCAGCAGCTTCCACGTGAGGCTGCCCCGCTTCATCACCAGCCCCGTACCCGCGCCCGGGCCCACCGCCAATGCGCCAGCCGAGTCCTCGTCCGTGCACGCGGCCTGA
- a CDS encoding PAS domain-containing sensor histidine kinase has translation MSSGNAWPSMIQQDPEEGAEATLNDAVLRLLLEQAGDALVLVDVKGRVLAFNSEAGRQFRIPRPERIEHGWFPGCVWVRAEDTSRPLDESPLTRALAGEWVKEGRWGLRRPDGTVAQLRGSVVPLGVRDGHAAGVLLRMREEARLGMDAASAARLLAEAGALLGAALDAEGRVEPLLRLLVPALADAGVLYLGPPGEPLRAVAAVHAAPERHVLLLELLRQHPAADSLVPGSLLSLRDTGQTERRLLAEPQGAGADGAPEAALALALELRCYLGVPLVARGRVIGALALFRGDTAHDFTDEEERLAEELARRTALSVDSARLLREAREAVRLRDEFLGIASHELKTPLTPLHLKVQLLHKQVELLAARGEPVSAERVSETLEVVQRQVRKLTSLVDNLLDVSRITAGRLKLELEEMDLASVAAEILYRFAPSAAQLNCTLELHAPMAVVGRWDRQRLEQVVTNLLSNALKYGAGKPVCVRVEADGRLARLTVQDCGIGISAEDLPRIFERFERAVSDRHYGGLGLGLYITRQIVEAFGGTVTATSEPGQGSTFVLELPRGDIPEEWLSVPGTSGPPAA, from the coding sequence ATGTCTTCTGGAAACGCCTGGCCTTCGATGATTCAACAGGACCCCGAGGAGGGTGCAGAGGCCACCCTGAACGATGCGGTGCTTCGGTTGCTCCTCGAGCAGGCAGGAGATGCGCTCGTCCTGGTGGACGTGAAGGGCCGCGTCCTCGCCTTCAATAGTGAGGCAGGTCGCCAGTTTCGGATCCCCCGCCCCGAGCGAATCGAGCACGGCTGGTTTCCCGGGTGCGTCTGGGTACGTGCGGAGGATACGTCACGTCCGCTGGACGAGTCACCGCTGACGCGAGCGTTGGCGGGCGAGTGGGTGAAGGAGGGGCGCTGGGGGCTGCGCCGGCCGGACGGGACGGTGGCGCAGCTGCGGGGCTCCGTGGTGCCACTGGGCGTGCGCGACGGGCACGCGGCCGGTGTGCTGCTGCGCATGCGCGAGGAGGCGCGGCTGGGAATGGACGCGGCGAGCGCCGCGCGGCTCCTGGCGGAGGCGGGCGCGCTGCTGGGCGCGGCGCTGGATGCCGAGGGACGGGTGGAGCCCTTGCTGCGCCTGCTCGTTCCCGCGCTGGCGGATGCGGGCGTGCTCTACCTGGGCCCGCCCGGCGAGCCGCTGCGCGCGGTGGCGGCGGTGCATGCGGCGCCGGAGCGGCACGTGCTGCTGCTGGAATTGCTGCGCCAGCACCCGGCGGCGGACTCGCTGGTGCCGGGGAGCCTGTTGTCCCTGCGCGACACCGGTCAGACGGAGCGGCGGCTGCTGGCGGAGCCGCAGGGCGCCGGGGCCGATGGGGCGCCGGAAGCGGCGCTGGCGCTGGCGCTGGAGCTGCGCTGCTACCTGGGCGTGCCGCTGGTGGCGCGCGGGCGCGTCATTGGCGCGCTCGCCCTCTTCCGCGGGGACACGGCGCACGACTTCACCGACGAGGAGGAGCGGCTGGCGGAGGAGCTGGCCCGCCGCACCGCGCTCTCCGTGGACAGCGCGCGACTCTTGCGCGAGGCGCGCGAGGCGGTGCGCCTGCGCGACGAGTTCCTGGGCATCGCCAGCCACGAGCTGAAGACGCCGCTGACGCCGCTGCACCTCAAGGTGCAGCTGCTGCACAAGCAGGTGGAGCTGCTCGCGGCCCGGGGCGAGCCGGTGTCCGCCGAGCGCGTGTCGGAGACGCTCGAGGTGGTGCAGCGCCAGGTGCGCAAGCTGACCAGCCTCGTGGACAACCTGCTGGACGTGTCGCGAATCACGGCGGGCCGGCTGAAGCTGGAGCTGGAGGAGATGGACCTGGCGAGCGTGGCGGCGGAAATCCTCTACCGCTTCGCTCCGTCCGCCGCGCAGCTCAACTGCACGCTGGAGCTGCACGCACCCATGGCGGTGGTGGGCCGGTGGGACCGGCAGCGGCTGGAGCAGGTGGTGACGAACCTGCTGTCCAACGCGCTGAAGTATGGCGCCGGCAAGCCGGTGTGCGTGCGCGTGGAGGCGGACGGGCGGCTGGCGCGGCTCACCGTGCAGGACTGCGGCATCGGCATCTCCGCGGAGGATTTGCCGCGCATCTTCGAGCGCTTCGAGCGCGCGGTGAGTGACAGGCACTACGGCGGCCTGGGCCTGGGGCTCTACATCACCCGGCAGATTGTCGAGGCCTTCGGCGGCACGGTGACGGCCACCAGCGAGCCAGGCCAGGGCTCCACCTTCGTGCTGGAGCTGCCGCGCGGCGACATCCCCGAGGAGTGGCTGAGCGTGCCGGGCACTTCGGGACCGCCGGCCGCATAG
- a CDS encoding PAS domain S-box protein gives MQTPHSRPDWTASERRYRLVLDNLKEVVFQTDTLGVWTFLNPAWTEVTGFTVDESLGKPYQEFLHPDDRPRAQELFVALVERDLEFARTEVRYLTRLGGAVWVEVFCRPMLAEDGTLLGMSGTLIDVTERKAADGALARRERYLTALVEMQQRLLTTPEGSDLYGPALAPLGQASGASRVYVFEMHRGEDGALMCSQRAEWCAPGVKPEIDNPDLQNLPMDPILTRWTEALSRGDVIDGLVADFPEGERALLDPQGILSILVLPMRVQGVLAGFIGFDNVAEARAWDRLEVDLLSAAAGAISVTLERRESERALRERERRFRQLAENASDVLYLYRREPPRGFAYVSRVAHAKLGYGPVEHYGEPDLWYQRVHPEDRALLEQLLEAPQPFQGAPVVVRFLHPDGRTLWLEHVVAPVTDASGRVVAVEGLARDITERREAEEALKLSEASFRALLEGVPDAAAIERDGHIVYANAALVSTLGFERAEQLTGQRFGDFVKDMRGPEAVRAGALTGERRLVRRDGRTRVAEVVSLPLRFDGQPAVVSIARDVTEQRQLQARLTLADRLASVGTLAAGIAHEINNPLAFVLSNLGFLADEFRHHLPPGDGASAIQARMKGEPDVAEWHEVLNEACEGAERVRQIVRQLKTFSRPDEERVSPLDMHSVLESVAMMAANEIRHRAQLRRDYGDIPPVMANEGKLSQVFLNLVVNAAQAIPEGAAHRHEIRLVTRRDGHGRVVVEVQDTGVGIPREVMDRIFDPFFTTKPVGVGTGLGLSICHSIISGLGGDITVESEPGRGTVFRVLLPTTEPKPRPVPVVAGPKQARGAPRGRVLVVDDEPAVGRVLQRILREHQVEVANSGRQALELLERGLEPDAVLCDVMMPDLTGRDVYEAVRREHAGMEGRFIFVSGGAFTTGAREFLASIPNLLLEKPFDEGRVRNVVDELVRLRQPAVAPNGV, from the coding sequence ATGCAGACGCCGCACTCCAGGCCTGACTGGACCGCCAGCGAGCGCCGCTATCGCCTGGTCCTCGACAACCTCAAGGAGGTGGTCTTCCAGACTGACACCCTGGGTGTCTGGACGTTCCTCAACCCTGCATGGACGGAGGTGACCGGCTTCACGGTGGACGAGTCGCTGGGCAAGCCCTACCAGGAGTTCCTCCACCCGGACGACCGGCCTCGCGCGCAGGAGCTGTTCGTCGCGCTCGTGGAGCGGGATTTGGAGTTCGCCCGCACGGAGGTGCGCTACCTCACCCGCCTGGGCGGCGCCGTCTGGGTGGAGGTGTTCTGCCGGCCGATGCTGGCGGAGGACGGCACCCTCCTTGGCATGTCGGGGACGCTCATCGACGTCACCGAGCGCAAGGCCGCGGACGGCGCACTGGCGAGGCGTGAGCGCTACCTCACCGCGCTGGTGGAGATGCAGCAGCGGCTGCTGACGACACCCGAGGGCAGCGACCTCTACGGGCCCGCGCTGGCGCCGTTGGGCCAGGCGTCGGGCGCCAGCCGCGTATACGTGTTCGAGATGCACCGCGGAGAGGACGGGGCGCTCATGTGCAGCCAGCGCGCGGAGTGGTGCGCGCCGGGGGTGAAGCCGGAAATCGACAACCCGGACCTCCAGAACCTGCCCATGGACCCCATCCTCACCCGCTGGACGGAGGCGCTGTCGCGCGGCGACGTCATCGATGGGCTGGTGGCGGACTTCCCCGAGGGTGAGCGGGCGCTGCTGGACCCGCAGGGCATCCTGTCCATCCTGGTGCTGCCCATGCGCGTGCAGGGCGTGCTGGCGGGCTTCATCGGCTTCGACAACGTCGCCGAGGCGCGCGCGTGGGACCGGCTGGAGGTGGACCTGCTGTCGGCGGCGGCGGGCGCCATCTCCGTGACGCTGGAGCGGCGCGAGTCGGAGCGGGCGCTGCGCGAGCGCGAGCGGCGCTTCCGGCAGCTCGCGGAGAACGCGTCGGACGTGTTGTACCTCTACCGGCGTGAGCCGCCGCGCGGCTTCGCCTACGTGAGCCGCGTGGCCCACGCCAAGCTGGGCTACGGCCCGGTGGAGCACTACGGCGAGCCGGACCTCTGGTACCAGCGCGTGCACCCCGAGGACCGGGCGCTGCTGGAGCAACTGCTGGAGGCGCCGCAGCCCTTCCAGGGCGCGCCGGTGGTGGTGCGCTTCCTCCACCCGGACGGGCGCACGCTGTGGCTGGAGCACGTGGTGGCGCCGGTGACGGACGCCTCCGGGCGCGTGGTGGCGGTGGAGGGCCTGGCGCGCGACATCACCGAGCGCCGCGAGGCGGAAGAAGCGCTCAAGCTGTCCGAGGCCAGCTTCCGCGCGCTCCTCGAAGGCGTGCCGGACGCGGCGGCGATCGAGCGAGACGGGCACATCGTCTACGCCAACGCGGCGCTCGTCTCCACGCTGGGCTTCGAGCGCGCGGAGCAGCTCACGGGCCAGCGCTTCGGCGACTTCGTGAAGGACATGCGCGGGCCGGAGGCGGTGCGGGCCGGGGCGCTCACGGGAGAGCGGCGGCTGGTGCGGCGCGACGGGCGCACGCGGGTGGCGGAGGTGGTGTCGCTGCCGCTGCGCTTCGACGGGCAGCCGGCGGTGGTGTCCATCGCCCGCGACGTGACGGAGCAGCGGCAGTTGCAGGCGCGGCTGACGCTGGCGGACCGGCTGGCGTCGGTGGGTACGCTCGCGGCGGGCATCGCCCACGAAATCAACAACCCGCTGGCCTTCGTGCTCTCCAACCTGGGCTTCCTCGCGGACGAGTTCCGCCACCACCTGCCCCCCGGCGACGGCGCGTCGGCGATCCAGGCACGGATGAAGGGCGAGCCCGACGTGGCCGAGTGGCACGAGGTGCTCAACGAGGCGTGCGAGGGCGCCGAGCGCGTGCGTCAAATCGTCCGCCAGCTCAAGACGTTCTCCCGGCCGGACGAGGAGCGCGTGTCGCCGCTGGACATGCACTCGGTGCTGGAGTCCGTGGCGATGATGGCGGCGAACGAAATCCGCCACCGCGCGCAGCTGCGGCGGGACTACGGCGACATCCCCCCCGTCATGGCGAACGAGGGGAAGCTGAGCCAGGTGTTCCTCAACCTCGTGGTGAATGCGGCGCAGGCCATTCCCGAGGGCGCGGCGCACCGGCATGAAATCCGACTGGTCACCCGGCGCGACGGGCACGGCCGCGTGGTGGTGGAGGTGCAGGACACCGGCGTGGGGATTCCGCGCGAGGTCATGGACCGCATCTTCGACCCGTTCTTCACCACCAAGCCGGTGGGCGTGGGCACGGGGCTGGGGCTGTCCATCTGCCACAGCATCATCAGCGGGCTGGGCGGCGACATCACCGTGGAGAGCGAGCCGGGCCGGGGCACCGTCTTCCGCGTGCTGCTGCCCACCACGGAGCCGAAGCCTCGCCCCGTACCGGTGGTGGCCGGGCCGAAGCAGGCCCGGGGCGCGCCGCGCGGCCGGGTGCTGGTGGTGGACGACGAGCCGGCGGTGGGCCGGGTGCTGCAGCGCATCCTCCGCGAGCACCAGGTGGAGGTGGCCAACAGCGGGCGCCAGGCGCTGGAGCTGCTCGAGCGGGGCCTGGAGCCGGACGCCGTCCTGTGCGACGTCATGATGCCGGACCTCACCGGCCGTGACGTGTACGAGGCGGTGCGGCGCGAGCACGCGGGGATGGAGGGCCGCTTCATCTTCGTGTCGGGCGGCGCCTTCACCACCGGCGCGCGCGAGTTCCTCGCCAGCATCCCCAACCTCCTCCTGGAGAAGCCCTTCGACGAGGGCCGCGTGCGCAACGTGGTGGATGAACTGGTGCGGCTGCGCCAGCCGGCCGTGGCCCCCAACGGGGTCTGA
- a CDS encoding vWA domain-containing protein: MNRTLLLVSAAGLLALGALMVGKPTPPPPPPVTDTSHTVARPDEPDATVTLPLVTSTPSGGALTLSGKLSGAYVQTGTSEVFAWLELKAHPAEAGRRVPVNLALVIDRSGSMSGQKLADAKRAAAELVSRLTSEDRLAFVDYGTDVKALPSRPVTEEVRAELLRTIADLRDDGSTNTSGGLAEAARALRPYLREFRVSRAILLSDGQPTTGMVRESELYALVRGMRDEGITVSALGVGGDFNEALMRGMAEQGGGFSGFIDDSAKLAEVFSRELDQATSTVARRVELELRLPAEIQTVEVMGLPATREGQLVKVPLYDLAGDQSVRVVAKLTLATGAASGVLQVLDARVRYVDVGRDAVADTGLKLAAAVTADATVVRANLDKDVRVHATRALGTQHMLAAAEEMKRGNRQAARGLLDNARRIFGTSASALSGELAELDQTEAAYGSASDEEEVRRESRNLYKKTMKNFGTNNAY, from the coding sequence ATGAACCGCACCCTGTTGCTGGTGTCCGCCGCCGGACTGCTCGCCCTCGGCGCGCTGATGGTGGGCAAGCCCACACCGCCCCCGCCTCCGCCCGTCACCGACACCAGCCACACGGTGGCGAGGCCGGACGAGCCCGACGCCACGGTGACGCTGCCGCTCGTCACCTCCACCCCCTCGGGCGGCGCGCTCACCCTGTCCGGCAAGCTGTCCGGCGCGTACGTGCAGACGGGCACCAGTGAGGTCTTCGCGTGGCTGGAGCTGAAGGCCCATCCGGCCGAGGCCGGCCGCCGCGTCCCCGTCAACCTGGCCCTCGTCATCGACCGCTCCGGCTCCATGTCCGGCCAGAAGCTGGCGGACGCGAAGCGCGCCGCGGCGGAGCTGGTGAGCCGCCTCACGTCCGAGGACCGGCTCGCCTTCGTCGACTACGGCACGGACGTGAAGGCCCTCCCCAGCCGCCCGGTGACGGAGGAGGTGCGCGCCGAGCTGCTGCGGACCATCGCCGACCTCCGCGACGACGGCTCCACCAACACCAGCGGCGGCCTCGCCGAGGCGGCGCGCGCCCTGCGCCCGTACCTGCGCGAGTTCCGCGTCAGCCGCGCCATCCTCCTGAGCGACGGCCAGCCCACCACGGGAATGGTGCGGGAGTCGGAGCTGTACGCGCTGGTGCGCGGCATGCGCGACGAGGGAATCACCGTGAGCGCGCTGGGCGTGGGCGGAGACTTCAACGAGGCGCTGATGCGCGGCATGGCCGAGCAGGGCGGCGGCTTCTCCGGCTTCATCGACGACTCGGCGAAGCTGGCCGAGGTGTTCTCCCGCGAGCTGGACCAGGCCACCAGCACCGTGGCCCGGCGCGTGGAACTGGAGCTGCGGCTGCCCGCGGAAATCCAGACCGTGGAGGTCATGGGCCTGCCCGCCACGCGCGAGGGACAACTGGTGAAGGTGCCACTGTACGACCTGGCCGGAGACCAGAGCGTGCGCGTGGTGGCGAAGCTGACGCTCGCGACGGGGGCCGCGAGCGGCGTGCTTCAGGTCTTGGACGCCCGGGTGCGCTACGTGGATGTGGGCAGGGACGCGGTGGCGGACACGGGGCTGAAGCTCGCCGCGGCGGTGACGGCCGACGCGACGGTGGTGCGGGCGAACCTGGACAAGGACGTGCGCGTCCATGCGACACGGGCGTTGGGCACCCAGCACATGCTGGCCGCGGCGGAGGAGATGAAGCGCGGCAACCGGCAGGCGGCGCGTGGGCTGCTGGACAACGCCCGGAGGATTTTCGGCACGTCCGCGTCGGCGCTCTCGGGGGAGCTTGCGGAGCTCGACCAGACAGAGGCAGCCTATGGGAGCGCGTCCGACGAGGAAGAGGTCCGCCGGGAGTCGCGGAACCTCTACAAGAAGACGATGAAGAACTTCGGCACGAACAACGCGTACTAG
- a CDS encoding sterol desaturase family protein has protein sequence MSVSAPFSFFKNRKHNLDRMTLGDLVYSFFTYYAVVAYIAVGITSFVLAVKWLDNPVRMLLTMLATSLAFPLGWYLVHRNILHGRFLYKSPLTAAMWKRVHFDHHQDPNDLRVLFGALGNTLPLISVVIVPMGWLIGGRASAAAGLGWAMVNICFYEFCHCIQHLNYTPKLGFLKEIKRLHLSHHYHNEQGNYGITNYLWDRVLTTYYAKAGDVPKSPTVFNLGYTAEEAQKYPWVDRLSGGTRGDGHPRRFWEGKNPDSVQTVAEEPARAASGEH, from the coding sequence GTGTCAGTCAGCGCACCCTTCTCTTTCTTCAAGAACCGCAAGCACAACCTGGACCGGATGACGCTGGGCGATCTGGTCTACTCGTTCTTCACCTACTACGCCGTCGTCGCCTACATCGCGGTGGGCATCACCAGCTTCGTGCTCGCGGTGAAGTGGCTCGACAACCCGGTCCGCATGCTGCTGACCATGCTCGCCACGAGCCTGGCGTTCCCGCTGGGCTGGTACCTCGTGCACCGCAACATCCTGCACGGGCGCTTCCTCTACAAAAGCCCGCTGACCGCGGCGATGTGGAAGCGCGTCCACTTCGACCACCACCAGGACCCCAATGACTTGCGCGTCCTCTTCGGCGCGCTGGGCAACACGCTGCCCCTCATCAGCGTGGTGATTGTCCCCATGGGCTGGCTCATCGGAGGCAGGGCCTCGGCCGCCGCCGGGCTGGGCTGGGCGATGGTGAATATCTGCTTCTACGAGTTCTGCCACTGCATCCAGCACCTGAACTACACGCCGAAGCTTGGCTTCCTGAAGGAAATCAAGCGGTTGCACCTGTCACACCATTACCACAACGAGCAGGGCAACTACGGCATCACCAACTACCTCTGGGACCGGGTCCTCACCACCTACTACGCGAAGGCCGGTGACGTGCCCAAGAGCCCCACCGTCTTCAACCTCGGCTACACCGCCGAGGAGGCCCAGAAGTACCCCTGGGTGGACCGGCTCTCCGGCGGCACCCGCGGCGACGGCCACCCCCGCCGCTTCTGGGAGGGGAAGAACCCCGACTCCGTCCAGACGGTGGCGGAGGAGCCCGCCCGCGCCGCCAGCGGCGAGCACTGA
- a CDS encoding BlaI/MecI/CopY family transcriptional regulator has protein sequence MSETKLPRPTDGELAILRVLWERGDSTVREVHDALTRHEPEGTGYTTVLKLMQIMTEKGLVERDESQRAHVYRPRATEQRTQRQLVTDLVDRAFGGSPARLAMQALSSKKTSPGELAELRRLLDTLEGAEE, from the coding sequence ATGAGCGAGACGAAGCTGCCGCGTCCGACGGATGGGGAGCTGGCCATCCTCCGGGTGCTCTGGGAGCGCGGAGACAGCACGGTGCGTGAGGTACACGACGCGCTCACCCGGCATGAGCCGGAGGGCACCGGGTACACCACGGTGCTGAAGCTGATGCAGATCATGACCGAGAAGGGGCTCGTGGAGCGCGACGAGTCCCAGCGGGCGCACGTTTACAGGCCGAGGGCCACGGAACAGCGCACGCAGCGGCAGCTGGTGACGGACCTGGTGGACCGTGCGTTCGGCGGCTCTCCTGCCCGGCTGGCGATGCAGGCGCTCTCCTCGAAGAAGACGAGTCCCGGGGAGCTGGCGGAATTGCGCCGGCTGCTCGACACGCTGGAAGGAGCGGAAGAATGA